The genomic region GCTGTATATACGATTCCTACTAATTTGCTTCTATTTGGCTTGTAATAAGTTGTCTCAGTCTGAACGCGCGTGATAGAGCCATATGGACAATCCAGAGTTGACGGATGCAGAGTCAGACGTAGAAGCTACAGTAAGATAGCATTGACATCTGCATGCATTAGTATTGGAGAAATGCTCTAAACAATTGCAACGTTACAATTACTTTAATGATGTGGTAGGAAGTAGATACTATAACTTCAGCAGAACAATGGTCGGAAAACATTGTGAACTCATACAAAGAGTTCCTAGTCTCTGGAGGGACAAACTACACTGATATTCCAAGCAGGAAACGAAAGTCAtttagaagaagagcaaaagaTTTTACAGTTCAAGATGGAAGGTTGTACTACAAAAAGACTCCAGGTTTACTCAGACTGGCACTTGGTAGCAAAAATGAGCAAGATCGTGCCTTTCAGGCTAGTGCatcataataaaaattagttgcagttatttgaaataTAGCTATGTATATGAGTGAAGAATCACTCTGTTGATTGATGTAGGAGTGTCACGTACATCCAACTGGCGGTCATCTGGGAAGAACTAAAACCACTGACAAAATAAGGAGCAGATACTACTGGCCAAACCAGTACATTGATATCGCAAATCAGGTTCGTAGAAAAAATTTTTTGTTACTAATCTTGCAAAATAATTTAACTAGCACAATTAATATTGCCTAGATAAGAAAATGTGATAGGTGCCAGAGGACGAATTCTGTTCTCAAATTACAGTCAAACGAACTCCACCCTATTCCTGTTCGTTCAGAAGTGTGGAGTCTAGTTGGAATTGATCTCATGGGACCGCTAACAATGACAAGTCAAGGAAACcaatacatactaacaatgacaTGCTATTTCAGTAAATGGGTTGAAGTTTTCCCCATATCAGACAAAACTGCTGTTACAGTGGCCAGGGCTTTGTACACTGCCTACTGTAGGCATGGAGCACCAAATGATATTATCACTGATCAAGGCAGAGAGTTTGTCAACCAGGTTGTATGAGATATGTCCTAtgtgcttgttaattaaatcatgtaTGTCCAATGTAAACTTTGCTTCACCTGTAGGTGTACGTACCACTAGTTGGATGTTTATACTGTGTTTGCTTCAACAGGTGTGCAAGGTACTCCATTGTCAATTCAATGTCAGGCAAAGAATAACAGCAGCTTATCATCCTCAGTCTAACCGACTAGATGAaagaacaaatcaaacaattagaaagtaAGATAAACAATATAAGAAGATAAGTGTAGTTCTATTGCAATTAGAGTATTATGACTACATAGATGCCTTGAAAAATTGGTAATAGAGCATGAAGAAGACTGGGATGAACTCCTTGACCTAGTTCTCTTTGCTATTCGAAGCAGTGTTCAAGAGTCCACCAAGTTCTCTCCTTTCTTTTTAATGCATGGGCGAGAAGCTAGGTTTCCTTTAGAAGCTGAAAACAGTGAGATCacttctgtcagtcagttgggTGATGTGCAGCAAGCAGTACATCATCTAAAGAAAATGAGAAAAAAGTTTTCCCTCAagtgaaagaaaacattgaaaacagtcaggaaagacagaaacaacaatacagaaaaagaaaaggagcTGTAGCAAACTCTATCCAGGTTGGACAGACTGTTTTGCGCTTAAATATGCTAAAAAGGACAACGAAAGGTCATAAGATGGAAGACACCTGTCTTGGACCATACAGAGTTATAGAAATGACTGCATCTGGTGGCTGTGTCCTTCGTTGCATCAAAACTAATTCAACAATGAAGTGCAAAGTTAATATTAGTCAGCTGAAGATCTACAACACACCACAGAAGTCTTTTGAATTGGCAAATGCGACAAGCAAAGATGATGAATCAGCTGCTACTAGGATTAAGGGCAACAGCAAGCCAAATTTCTCAGATTTAGAACGTCAGCTATTTGATCAAAGTCTGTTACGGCTGTGGTACACAGGAGCAATATGGGAGGCTTGGAGAGCTGAAGAAGACGACAAGAGAGAGGTATGCTTACATCTAGCTACTGGCACAAATTGATTAGCTATGTTATGGttactgcatgtactttgtgttTTACAGCTTGCTGAACATACAAGCTCTGTTGAAGAATGTTGGCTTAGTGTCAATGTAGACGTGGCTCTGTGGCTAGACTGTCGAACATATGAGAAAAAGCCAACATTAAAACGAGTTAGTGATTTTGTGCTAGTAAATCCTGTTGGTCATCAAGAGTTCAATGATTTTGCAAAAGCTGAAATAACACCAGAATTGCAATTACTACTAGATGTGGACTTGATTGATATGAGAAAGCTGTATAACAGTAAAGGAAGAAGTTTGTTTGAGGTTAATAAGAGAGCAAGTATGCCTCAAACATTGTCTAGTCTAACATCAGCTGCCGAGAGTTCACAAAGAGTAAGTCAACTGAATTTGCTAGTGGCAATAaccaaaattaaaaattttctTCTGCAGTGGGTACATGGTCTGGATCTCAATGAAACTGACAAATGTATTATACAAGGCAAGTGTGCCGACGGCTTtctaactaacaaacacatgcatgctgctCATCAGCTTCTATTAAAGCAGTTTTCCTACATCAGTGGACTAGAGTCAACACTCCTTTGCCAGACTTATGGATTCGCTCATGTAACAAGTGATGGTATGAAATAAATACCCCTCTCActgacatgacacacacacacacacacacacacacacacacacacacacacacacacacacacacacacacacacacacacacacacacacagacacagacacagacagacacagacacagacacagacacagacacagacacagacacagacacacacagacacacacacacacagacacacacacacacacacacacacacacacacacacacacacacacacacacacacacacacacacaacaccacaccacactacaccaaTAGTGtatctaaaatggcggcccatacaaaagtatccaaacgcatccgaactggatctctcagaactcattacagagatctcggacccgCGTAatgctcaacttcaaacgttcctaatggtagccagactatcaccgctgacactaagtgcctcagaagccagctatcggcaagtaaaaaaacccgatttattctttcacatttcacatttcacttttgtcagctaggctagcgcctcactcgaagcagctacaacgacgagagtcacaccaaacaattcgctcttgtccgaagaattgcactgacccaacagctagaaatgtgcaaagtcaccttgtatcaatcaactgctgccatgcaattccgCGTagtgcttcccacaacgccatgttgttccggtcacgtgtgtatatgtgactaccgtttggaagcctagctgccactTTCACCTGCTACTACATgttgcttacagttgcgtgtagttgaataTGTACGACTGTGTTCAACGGCacggcgtcctgtctgactctctgtgcatgtaagcgtgtatttcttccgtggaaccctactgctgctgctacgCAATTCTATACAAGCTTCAATAACTagcgccatgttgttccggtcacgtgtgcaTCTAGTAATTGTAGACCTATTATTAGCTGGTAGAAACCACCATTTGGGACCATAAACTATAATTAGCTGCCATGCCACTTCCACAGTGttcttacagttgcgtgtagttgaacgtTGAAATGTACAACTATGTTCAACGGGGTGCTGTCCGTGAGCGTGTACTGTATGCTTCGACTGTAGAGATGCGTGGGAGTTGTTGTTCCGTACATCCGCTAGCTGCTATGTAGCTAATCGAGTGTAAAGATGggatcacaatctttttacctaaattaattaaaacgcagcagtcatgtgtgacactcacagtactggattgtgatgtaggagatgagcatgattacgtaagtacatacccatccctacatacccatcattttctcaaaatgttttttattaTAAGCATTCATGTGgtttgtaataataacaaatgcaTTTTTGTACAGCTATTCAGATTCATTTTACAGGAAGTCATCATTGGGTGACTTCAACCTGCTTTGGCAAACAAGTATGACTATACGACAGCAATGCTGGCCTACACTTGTCTCCTTGTATGGAAACACAGCTGGCGCAAATCTATCAATTGgctcacaaagacaacattctcatggtagaacaaatgccagtgcagcagcaacaaaatggtAAAGATTGCGGGCTATTTGCAATAGCATATGCATTTCATGCAGCTCTAGGAGATGATGTAACCATCATGCATTTTGATATTTCCAAAATGGGACAACATCTGATTTACTGTTTGGATCGAGAGGAGCTCTCACCTTTTCCAATGGAAGAAGACAAGCCATTGGAAACATGTGACAGAAGTCGCTTTTATATTTCTTTGCACTGCACGTGTCTGTTGCCAAAAGACACATGGCAAGATGGTAGAGTGTTACGTCTGTGAAAACTTGTATCATGACAGATGTGTCACATTGTCAGGTAGTGAGCCTTGGATTTGCGCTAAATGTAGATAAATGTCTTGCTATACACAGCTTCAGcattaatttgttcaattaatacaTCAACTTTAAATACAAAGTTGGAACTGTGAACTAAGTCAGAATCTAGAACCTTAAACATTTGACAACGATATCTTCTATATACTTACCTTAAATTGCCAGCTGTGTTAAGATTTCCTCCGTCCGTGTGTACACATGACCAGGTCGTCCATAAGTCTCTAGTTGGCAtacacgcgcgtgcacatcAATGCTCCTACAGCGATCTCCAGTTGCAAGTTGAGAACTGCAGGCTCGTAGACCCATCTATGCCTGCAGCTGAGTCTGCAATCGTCTCCAACTAATGTTGGAGTGAATCTCCTTcgtacatcaacaacatcaggCTGGTCAACAGATTGCTTGGTTACGTACTAGACTTCACTCACAAAAAGACGCCTAGAGACGAGTATTCAGTAATATCAATTGCTTGAAACGTTGTCACGGTTTGGGACAGCGAGGAAAgcacaagggtacacaaatcactgGGGTCCGAAATCACCTGCATCATGGCCGGTGATAtggagcatcgagtcgacggtctggaatcgcgagcaaagcgcgagggtacacaaatcactgGGTGCACAAATCCCGGATCCCCGTGACAccatctcccatttcttttgggagacggtctggaacttcgaggctagacATCCCGTCGCGGTTCTCTGCTTTCCCATCTATCTGTATACCTAGCTAGATACCCACTAGTACTGAGAAAAACAAATACCTAGACTTGTTAGGAACGACGAAGAAGTATTTGTTTAGCTGCTGGAACCGTGTTAGGCGTCTATTTAGAGTCAAAGCTCACAGTCAACAAAGCTCGTTCCAcctcacttaattaaataagtattGACTCTAGAGGTGCATACACGTGTTTGCCAGTTTGGCCTCCCAAACCGACTTCTCTTTCAGTTAGACGGTCCACATCTCTATCGCTTGTCTTATATAGATAATCGTTCTTCTAGACAAATCGTTTCACGTCTAGGTAACTGGTTTACTAATTATAAAATAGTTCTACTTTACGAACGCGTACGTGCCTTTCTAGCTCACACTCAATTCTAGGATAGTTATCTAACGGGTTGGTATTCTTGCATTATTAACAGAACACAAGTGAACATTAGGTACTACAACGATATCTCTAGATGAGTCTAACAGCAGCTTTTTACTGTATGGTGGGCAGTCCTCTGGGCGGATTTTAGTACGCGCGCTACCTGCTGATTGACAACATGGCGGGTACATAGCGGGCTCGCCATCCAGGAAACGACCTCCAGCTTCATCTGCAGAGCAGAAATTGAACTAGTTTTGCCACTTCTTTTTTCTACGGTTGATTTTACTTATTTCGAGTAATTCTCACGATCGGATTGCTTTGGAATCGCGTCTACCGAATCATCAATCAGAACGGCTTGTGGCTCACCTCTTCGGCATGACGACAAAAAGTAATTTTGAAAACAACAACTCAATTACTAAGGAAAAATGACCACACTTGCGTTGACTGATTTACGACTAACATCTTTCACTTTTGCCAGCTGAAGATGCAGACTACGAGGTGAATGCAGAAGTGCAAGGTGAAGGCGACGATGAGTCGTCTTTGGCGGAAGAGGAGAGTATGGAATCACAGGAGGCTATACAAGACGAAGTTTCGGCTTTAGAACGGGTGAGGCCTCTGATGAGGATCCATGAACATCGTTGCTGTGGGGGCGCGGCTTGGTCGAAGGGAGGACAAcagcgcgtgtgtgcgtggtgtgtgtgtgtgtgtgtgtgtgtgtgtgtgtgtgtgtgtgtgtgtgtgtgtgtgtgtgtgtgtgtgtgtgagtttacATGTGTATGGTGCTGTTTTAATTGCTCATCCTCTTCTCGCAGGAAGGAGATATGCCTATTGAAGAGTTGCTTGCTTTATATggatatgatgatgatggtggtgcTGTGGTCTATGAATCACCATCTCCTAGTGGATCAGAAATTATCACTAAAGAAAATGTCGTCATTGAAGAACCAAGTCAAGAGAGAGATTTTGATGCGAGTGAATCTAGTGTAGTTTCAGACAATAGAAAGAGCACAACAGCTAATACAAAATCAAATTTACGGAAATTGTTTCCGTTACGTAGTCAGAGTCGAGGTGCTAATGAGAACTCAGAGGAATCATCAGATGATGAGGATTATGTCCCATTGGACGACTGGAAAAAGGTTTGCACTTTGTAAATATTTAACCCACAGATGTGCTGTATCTGGGTGTCTACATGAACAAATAGACCATAGGCACATAGACTAGTGGCATTTTGAAGTCTAGTTGTGTGTTGCTCCACCACCCTGGATTCAGCAGCGGTAGGGTGGTCGATGTGAACTAACCAGACGAGAGCGCCATGCACACATACTACATATAGCAGAGATGTAAGAATGGCATCCAGGTTGGAGGCAACCAGGGTGCCATTATTGGAGCTCCTCATTTTTTCCACTTGTAGCTCATTTTTACGATGACCTATTTATATATGTGACCATAGACTGCTGATTGAGGGCATGGCTCCTGTGGTTCCTATGCCTATGTATATTATGCTGAGCATTTGCCTCATAGATAAAGTATTGTAGGCATCACAATGACTAGCATCCTTGTCTGGCCCTTTACTCTTTAATTTGTGCTGTACTTGTGTTGAGATATAGACGAGTGGCCCTTGATTGCATTTACTGACTTCCGCAATGAAACTTTTGTGTCACAGGAAATACACATTGGTGAAGACTATCAAGCTGTCGTTCCAGACAGGCCTGATACTGTGTACAACATTCCTAGTAAATATCAAGGATTTTGTATGATACCAAGtgtttgctgactgttgtctTGCTGATGTAGCTGAAACCGAAGGAGACGTCCTTCTTTGGGACCCTTCTAGACTAGAGCCAGGGCAAGGTAAGTACTTGTTTCACAGTTGGTTGTGTTCACCCATCTTTACTGCTGGCTGTATACTCTAGTGAAACACTTTCTGCAACAGTCCGTGTGGCAGTTATCAGAGGGTGTCAACGGTATTGAAGCGTTGCCGCTGGGAGCACCAGATGGAGACAATGAAAGAGTACTAGAGAGCTACACACGTAGACATGACCTGCTcgtttttgtgtttgctaaCGGTGGCTCTCTTATAGGCTCTCTATTGTCTTCACAAATGTGGATACCAAGTGAGGTGGGCTTTGGAACTGTTTCCTCAACAGAGGGAGTCTCCTCTTCGGGGTaagcattgtgtgtgtgtgtgtgtgtgtgtgtgtgtgtgtgtgtgtgtgtgtgtgtgtgtgtgtgtgtgtgtgttgtgtgtgtgtgtgtgtgtgggggggggtagtcttgcgtagccggaccatctccgcctacatccttctgGTGAGAGATAGTCTGTGGATATGCCTAGTCCattcttgttctgcgctcCCCAAGAATTGTGGGGGATAAAGACCTCTTTATAGATATGTCTCCTCTTTGATTAGTAGGACATCCATTCACATGCAAACAtctttgtcaattaattacaattgtaaCTAACCAGTAATTAGCACACGCGAGACGAGCAGAATGCGATTGAGCAACACCTACTCagacctcctgctatctataAAGAGGTCTATCCCCACGATTCTTGGGgagcgcagaacaagaatGGATTAGGTATATCCCCAGACTATCTCTCGCCGGAaagatgtaggcggagatggtctggctacgcgagactgtgtgtgtgtgtgtgtgtgtgtgtgtgtgtgtgtgtacatcttTTGAAAACGAACCATCAACAGAAGTGTCCAATTGTTTAGCACTGCCTGCTGCATGGTCGGAGGAAGATTGCACAGGATTCGAAACCGGTATATAGTTCTATTAAATTCTTGCATGACCGTGCATGCGTACACTCGTGCTCTCTGATGTTCTGTTGGATTTCAGGGATGAGAATGTTTGGAAAGGACTTTCCTTCTATCCTGGAACGGGTACGTATATGCTTACAAGTATATTTGGCCGCTTGCTGTATGTGTTGATCAGTAGCTTTACTTACGTGGTGCTCGGTGTGTGACTGGCTGTAGCTTCCCGGAAGGTCACTTAACGAACTAGTGGAGTTCTACTACTTCTGGAAGAAGACGGAAAGACATGACCATTTTGTACAACAATTTCAACTGGGTGGCAGGCAAGACTGCGCAGTTCCTGCTAACCTGTAAGACTATCTGTTACATGTTGCCCAACATTTACAGTTGGTTAAACCGGTCTCTCTCTGATTTCAGTGATGGACTAGAGAAGTATGGAGACACAGATTTAGAGTCCGCCTTCTCTAGTCGAGCACCAAGCCCCGGCCGAGGTGACAGCACAAGTCATGTGCCTGACGGCTTAGCTTTTCCCCGCTCAGTCAACGTCGAAAGTACATCGGAAATATTGCAATCTGCAGGCGCAGTTACCAAAGGAGAACGTACTGAAACACTTGCAAGAGCAGACAGTGCAAAGGCAGCTTCCCCTACTTCGTCGCTCGTCGTCGAGTCAGGACACAGTTACGCAAGACACGAGAGAGGCAACAAGAGGAAGTCTGAGGAATTTTTTGACATGAACAAGCGCAAACGTGGCCGTGTTCCTGTTAAGATCGGTTCCAAGCATGAAGACCACACGTACAACACCGCAGACGATATACACGACGAGGGTGCGTCTCGAGCTACAGAAAACCGGTCTTTCTCTCTGCCGGCTCTGCCTGCGCCAGTCAGAACGGACAACTCGTCAGACTACCTTCTGGCAAAGGAAATATTACCAGAGTCTTCGGATGACTCTTTCAATGACACCAAGGCAATGTAGTTATACTTTTTCTAACAGACTCTTTCCTTGTCTATTGTACTTCCTGACTCCACGTGGAAAGCAGAGGACAAATACGAACTTGCCCGTGAGAAAATGGGCACCCGCGGCTATTGCATGCTTGCCGTAGCTTTCGAAGTGGCGAGTAAGGTGTAAATGAATTCAGATTCCATAACTATTTTGAATGTAATATTGTATGACGAAATTGGTACGTATACGTGCGTCACTGATAGCATACGAACGGACTAAACGTTGTAATTGGTCGCTAACTAAAAGCATCAGGGCACTGCAAAAGTGTACGCGTCCAAATCATATAACCTTCTCTATTCTCTATTGCATACTGACGTTCTCTGCATTAGCGCCCATACATACACAATGCATGAGTACTGTACTTCTATTCCCCTAGCTTACGTAAAAAATCGCTCTGAAATTTGTTTTGTCAGCAGATTAAAAGTCGTCCCTAGCGTAAACTTAGTTGATAGCTCGGCGTGATAAAAGGTGGCCTGGTGGCAGACTCTTTCCATTCGCAATCGTTTGCTGTTGGACAAAGCAATCAGGATGAAGTGTTTGTCTGCAATTCTAGGGATCGTATTATTTGGCGCAGCCAGTGCTGCTGTACTGATACCATCAAGTAGTATGGGAAGCACACAGTGCAATGACGACTATACGTACTGTCCTTCAAAGCTACTGCCATCCGTTCCAGTGATGACCAAGTGTGGGTTGTTGTCGACGAGTTCAATCGAGAACGTTAGAGCGTTCTTCTTCAACTTGAGCTTAGACACTCAAACGGTTTACTACGAATACGTCAGTTTCCCACAAACCCTATGTATATATTATTGGTGCCAGTGTCTGGGTATTTTATTGCAGAAAACACTCAAAACAGAAGAATTAGAATTTGGAGAACCTTTGCTCATTCCGTCAGGTTTGGATCCGTATTGGCACTACGACAACGATGGCGAGAAGTCGTGCTGGCTGTGGCAGCCAGTAAGTCATGCATGCTTTTCGTGTTTGGTTGGGAACTCGGTGATTTATTGAGATAACTTAATTCCGTTTAATAGAAAACAACTCGTCTTTATCTAGACGTCAAGGTGTTGCAGAATTTTGTGGATCCGCTTATCAACATCAGCGCGACAGAATACAAGCTTGCAGTCGAGAGAGGAGGAAACTCTTCAAACATGGGTTTCAAGATCTCGATCGCTCTCAACAATCTGGTGGAAGGAATTCGAAAGCTGGATTGCGTAGTACGTCGTTACCATTACTCACAGCTTTCAGTATAGACTTTAAGCATGTTTTCCTGTCGCCTTTGCAGCTCAATGCAACCGGAATTGAAGAATCTTCTCTTCTAGATCCGTTGCCCGACAAATGTAAAGTACGTCTAGACTTCACAGCTCGTTTGTGCCTAGTTGTTGTCTTTATCGTTATTCATCATGTTTCTAGACTGACAATGAGATGTACGCGCCCGAAGAAATCGTCATTGTAACGTCAATAAGGCAACTAAGAGATCTCTCTCACGTTCTTTTCCGCGTCCATCGGGATCTACAGATTTTGGTTGGCTGGCGCGGTCACTATTTTCCGCTGAGCGAGCGACGAAGTTGTTTTGCTAAAAGCTCATAAATCGATCGATGCGAGACATGAAGTTGATGTGAAGGCGGCAATGACTGCGAGCTAATGAATTTATAAAACATGAGAAGAAGATATAGTAGTGTAGTTTCAATTTCGCAAGATAACAGGATTTCAATTTACATAAGATTAGCTATGAAACAGATGCATAAAATTACAGATATATACAATTGTACTGTAGCACACGTACAGAGTCTAGGAATTGCATCCGACTGTATGGAGCAACTCTCTAAAGACCGATACCAAAATGTGTACCGGTGTCATAGGGAATTTGGAATCCCAGGAAATTTGGCATTCCCCGAGTCGcatttcctagggaatttggcatgcCCAAGCGGTATTTTCTAGAGAATTTGACATCCCAAGCcgtatttcctagggaatttggcatctctcgagcagtatttcctagggaatttggcatccccgagccatatttcctagggaatttgacATCTCTCGAGCagtatttcctagggaatttggcatctctCGAGCCGTATTTTCTAGGGAATTTGACATTCCTGCACCGTACTTATTATGAGAATTTTGCACATCTAAAAATGTGACATTCTAAACTCTATTTTACAGTCTGGGTTTTTGTGCTAAATTTCTAACAAATTAACATGTTACAAATtgcgtgtttgttgtctaattaAATTTGCGACTGGAAACATCTATTTTAGTTAACTTCGTTAAAGCAATTGACTCTATATCGTCTACTGTAGTCACAGCGTTCTTACAAACAGTTGTCACAGTGccatttgtcactttgttgtggtAGATCATGTTGAAGACAACCAACGTGAAACCAGTCCTCACAATTTTGACACCGCACGGTATCATCGCATTCTTctggcatcaaacagttgCGGCAAATTTCTATGTAGGTAAGGCGAAGTCTAGGAGTGCGTCTAGCAGTTGTTTGggcgcattgcggaaaacctGTCATTTTCTTCTGATGCAAGCATTTGTACAGATGCTCTCTCATTCGTGGTTGGTCGAATTTCAGGCTTGCTACATCGTCTCCTAGAGCTAAATGACagcaaatgcaatagcaaacacaccacagTCAACGCCTCCTCTCTGCTGTTGAACATAACATCGTGTGTTCAGAGCTACAATTGATTAGCCGTCCAGGGCTATGCatggctacacacacacacacacacacacacacacacacacacacacacacacacacacacacacacacacacacacacacacacacacacacacacacacacacacacacacacacatataaatATGCGTTGGGTCGTAATGCATCATGTAGCTAAACGATCAGTCGACTGACAAACTACCCGTGAACTTCCAATGAGTCATAGCGAGGCGACGATATACGGTCATGTGCCAGTGCAACAGATTCCACGACCTCATGGTGATGTCATTCTAATACCAGACACCATCTAACCTAGATGATGACGCAAAGATCAACATACAGCCTACGCACAGCCGGCAGACGTCACTTCTTCCACCTAGCTAGACTTGCTACAGTTCAGACCGTGATATGCTTCTCTCGGTTTCTGCAACATTTCTTAGAATGGTAGAACTAATTGAAAATGATGAGACAAGCCAGACAGTAGACACAGCTAGACGGCACTGGATTTATCTTGTACGAGAACTTGTGCATGGCATGGGCTAGTCGGTGTTTCGTACTaaaa from Corticium candelabrum chromosome 10, ooCorCand1.1, whole genome shotgun sequence harbors:
- the LOC134185721 gene encoding mesoderm induction early response protein 1-like, which encodes MTTKTEDADYEVNAEVQGEGDDESSLAEEESMESQEAIQDEVSALEREGDMPIEELLALYGYDDDGGAVVYESPSPSGSEIITKENVVIEEPSQERDFDASESSVVSDNRKSTTANTKSNLRKLFPLRSQSRGANENSEESSDDEDYVPLDDWKKEIHIGEDYQAVVPDRPDTVYNIPTETEGDVLLWDPSRLEPGQVKHFLQQSVWQLSEGVNGIEALPLGAPDGDNERALYCLHKCGYQVRWALELFPQQRESPLRALPAAWSEEDCTGFETGMRMFGKDFPSILERLPGRSLNELVEFYYFWKKTERHDHFVQQFQLGGRQDCAVPANLDGLEKYGDTDLESAFSSRAPSPGRGDSTSHVPDGLAFPRSVNVESTSEILQSAGAVTKGERTETLARADSAKAASPTSSLVVESGHSYARHERGNKRKSEEFFDMNKRKRGRVPVKIGSKHEDHTYNTADDIHDEGASRATENRSFSLPALPAPVRTDNSSDYLLAKEILPESSDDSFNDTKAM
- the LOC134185316 gene encoding uncharacterized protein LOC134185316, with the translated sequence MLKRTTKGHKMEDTCLGPYRVIEMTASGGCVLRCIKTNSTMKCKVNISQLKIYNTPQKSFELANATSKDDESAATRIKGNSKPNFSDLERQLFDQSLLRLWYTGAIWEAWRAEEDDKRELAEHTSSVEECWLSVNVDVALWLDCRTYEKKPTLKRVSDFVLVNPVGHQEFNDFAKAEITPELQLLLDVDLIDMRKLYNSKGRSLFEVNKRASMPQTLSSLTSAAESSQRWVHGLDLNETDKCIIQGKCADGFLTNKHMHAAHQLLLKQFSYISGLESTLLCQTYGFAHVTSDGMK